A DNA window from Luteolibacter luteus contains the following coding sequences:
- a CDS encoding glycosyltransferase family 2 protein, whose protein sequence is MTKVSICIPCHNAAAYVAAALDSVLAQTWPSIEIIVVNDGSTDDSAAILDRYLPKGVRVIHERMGSAAKARNRAAAEATGDFIKFFDADDLLSPAHIELQMKRLAGRCDAIAVSEWGRFYDDDPSTFRPNPQSVWRDMEGTEWLVEALHDARPMMQPGMFLIPRAILEASGGWDEELSLIDDFEFFSRTLSHAKESLFTPGAVLYYRSGISGSLSGRKSRKAVESAYHSLLRGTGHLLSRRSDKAARLSCANVLQDFIYTYYPEHADLRATLQDRIAELGGSNLSPDGPPRFQQLRKLVGWRLARRVQLVRDRQRVAP, encoded by the coding sequence ATGACCAAGGTCTCCATCTGCATCCCCTGCCACAATGCTGCGGCTTATGTCGCGGCAGCGCTGGATTCGGTGCTGGCACAGACTTGGCCCAGCATCGAGATCATCGTGGTCAATGACGGCTCGACCGATGACAGCGCGGCAATCCTCGACCGCTATCTGCCAAAGGGGGTCCGCGTGATTCATGAGCGCATGGGCAGCGCTGCGAAGGCGCGCAACCGGGCAGCCGCGGAGGCGACCGGAGATTTCATCAAGTTCTTCGATGCCGATGACCTCCTCTCACCGGCTCACATCGAACTGCAAATGAAGCGTCTCGCCGGACGATGCGATGCCATCGCCGTCTCGGAATGGGGCCGCTTTTACGATGACGATCCGTCGACCTTCCGCCCGAATCCCCAAAGCGTGTGGCGCGACATGGAAGGGACCGAGTGGCTGGTCGAGGCACTCCATGATGCACGTCCGATGATGCAGCCCGGGATGTTCCTGATTCCACGCGCGATCCTTGAAGCAAGCGGTGGCTGGGATGAGGAACTCTCCCTGATCGATGACTTCGAGTTCTTCAGCCGCACCTTGAGCCACGCCAAGGAATCCCTCTTCACTCCCGGTGCTGTCCTCTACTACCGCTCCGGCATCAGTGGCAGCCTGAGCGGCCGGAAGAGCCGCAAGGCCGTGGAGAGCGCTTACCACTCCCTGCTCCGCGGCACCGGACATCTGCTGTCCCGGCGCAGCGACAAGGCGGCACGTCTCTCCTGCGCGAATGTCCTGCAAGACTTCATCTACACCTACTATCCGGAGCACGCGGATCTGAGGGCCACCCTCCAGGACCGCATCGCGGAACTCGGTGGGAGCAATCTTTCACCCGACGGCCCGCCCCGCTTCCAACAGCTG